The Mytilus edulis chromosome 5, xbMytEdul2.2, whole genome shotgun sequence genomic interval ttgccctccccctattttccaaatactgatttttataccttctgtttttctgtactcTATAAATATGCATATATACTTACTACTTACTTACTATacagagaatttcaggagaggtatcaaaagtcaaaggttaCCCCCCACCCCCAAGATAACCattggaatttatagtaaattataacaaatacagttattCATAGTAAATGTATGTAAGTATACAGAAATATATCCATAGTGACCGCCGTTGATAgtaaaccataggcggatcccaAGAGGGGGGGTGGCCTGGGGGGCAGgttgaaaaaaattgttgattatatggggaatcactgaagcatgagagGAACGCTCCCCCCTTTTAGGCCAGTcagcaccccccccccttttttagctcacctggcctaaaaggccaagtgagcttttctcatcacttggcgtccgttgtccgttgtcgttaacttttacaaaaatcttctcctctgaaactactgggccaaattaaaccaaacttggccacaattatcagtttaaaaaatgtgtcaggtgacccggccaaccatccaagatggccgccatggctaaaaatagaacataggggtaaaatgcagtttttggcttataactcaaaaagcaaagcatttagagcaaatctaacatgcagtaaaattgttaaacaggtgaagatctatctgccctgaaattttcagatgaatcggataacccgttgttgggttgctgcccctgaattagtaattttaaggaaattttgctgtttttggttattatcttgaatattattatagatagagataaacagtaaacagcaataatgttcaccaaagtaagatttacaaataagtcaacatgactgaaatggtcagttgacccctttaggagttattgccctttatagtcaatttttaaccatttttcgtaaatcttagtaatattttacaaaaatcttcttctctgaaactactgggccaaattaatccaaacttggccacaatcatcttttgggttagtagtttgaaaaatgtgtccggtgacccggccatcaaaccaagatggtcgccataggtaaaaatagaacatggggtaaaatgcagtttttggcttataactcaaaacccaaagcatttagagcaaatctgacatggggtaaaattgattatcaggtcaacatttatctgctctgaaatttttagatgaatcggataacccgttgttgggttgctgcccctgaattagtaattttaaggaaattttgctgtttttggtcattatcttgaatattattattgatagagatgaactgtaaacaacaataatgttcagcaaagtaagatttacaaataagtcaacatgactgaaatggtcaattgacccccttaggagttattgttctttataatcaatttttaacaattttcataaaatttgtaaatttttactaacattttccactgaaactaatgggccaagttcattatagatagagataattttaagcagcaagaatgttcagtaaagtaagatgtacaaacacatcaccatcaccaaaacacaattttgtcatgaatccatctgcttcctttaatattcacatagaccaaggtgagcgacacaggctttttAGAGCCGCTagttggctattatcttgaatattattatagatagagataaactgtaaacagcaataatgttcagcaaagtaagatttacaaataagtcaacatgaccaaaatggtcagttgaccccttaagaagttattgacctttatagtcaatttttaaccatttttcgtaaatcttagtaatcttttagaaaaatcttctcctctgaaactactgggccaaatgaatccaaacttggccacaatcatctttgggatatctagtttaaaaaatgtgtggcgtgacccggccaaccaaccaagatggccgccatggctaaaaatagaacataggggtaaaatgcagtttttggcttataattcaaaaaccaaaccattcagagcaaatctgacagcgataaaagtgtttatcaggtcaagatctatctgtcctgaaattttcagatgaatcggactacctgttgttgggttgctgcccctgaattggtaattttaaggaaattttgccgtttttggttattatcttgaatattattatagatagagataaactgtaaacagcaataatgttcagcaaagtaagatttacaaataagtcagcatgaccaaaatggtcagttgacccctgaaggagttcttgccctttatagtcaattcttaaccattttttcgtaaatcttagttatcttttacaaaaatcttcttctctgaaactactgggccaaattaaactaaacttggccacagtcatcattggggtaacttgtttaaaaaatgtgtggcgtgacctggccaatcaaccaaaatggctgccacggctaataatagaacataggggtaaaatgcagtttttggcttataactcaaaaaccaaagcattaagagaaaatctgacaaagtttaattgttaatcaggtcaagatctatctgccctgatgttttcacatggatcagacaacccgttgttaggttactgtcctgaatttgtaattttaaggaaattttgccgttttttgttattatcttgaatattattatagatagagattaactgtatacagcaataatgttcagcaaaataagatctacaaataagtttacatgaccaaaatagtcaattgaccccttaaggagttattgccctttatagttaatttttaacatttttcataaatttttgttaatttttagaaaatattttccactgtaattattgggccaagttcattatagatagagataattgtagcaacaagaatgttcagtaaagtaagatctacaaacacatcactatcaccaaaacacaattatgtcatgaatttatccgtgtccattgtttaatatgcacaagaccaaggtgagcgacacaggctctttagagcatcTAGTTAGGTCAGTCTCAGCGCcccctcccttatgaaaagttctggatctgccactgtaaactaattgatagtaaatagcaaatattattcattttcgttttcccCCAAAATAACCCAGACTGAAACACGTTAAGTAAAGATGATACATGCTAGAACTCAAAATGATAGCAGAaagcaaatttatatactttattcataGTCTTCGTATAttcaaagtacagaaaaacacaaactggaagtctaatctgacttaaagttttgtccaatgatgggaaaatatccggacgcattcttttttgtttttatcccaaaataacccaaactgaatgatcataagaatggatgacaaatgcgactatacatgtacatgttatctataggacacagaggcatgatgattaatttattgtggaaggaggagaagcgacacacaaaatgaggtcttctcgtttaatagtatagataccaTTGCTAGGCTGTCCTTTATTACATGATTCAATAATAGATAATTTTATAGTATGGATGatattctttattaatattaaaaacagaTATGGGATCAATTTATTTAGCTATGTtttgttccaaaaaaaaaaatcaaataccaGTCTTACAGTGTACAAGTATTTCTATTATATTTCAAGAACCAATGCAAGCAGGATATAATTATGGTACCTGTTAGGCTGTATTAAAGAAAATCTGAAAATTAGATAGGGGAGATACATTTTTTAATCCATTGATTAGCAATATAATAAACAGTCATTTTAAGAAAAGATTATTGATGAGTTTCACATGTTTTAGTCTTATAAATGTATCTATACTTAGTCCCAGATTACTCTGAcctccaacggctgttttgccagacaatcTGGGGCCGTGGGacccccagcttgtctggcaaaacagtcgttggacgtcagagtaatctagACTAATCTATACTATGTTCTGAATTCAATTTGACATTGATAGATGAAACAATCTATGCAGACTAAATCCAGCGCAATAAATGACAAATACACAGATTTTGATGTTTATGTAGATGTGAATCAATATTTTGCTCTTGAAAAGGGGAAACAACTCCTGCTTTTCAATGTTTCCAAATAccggtatatatatatgtacatgactAGACAAGTTATGATAAATTACAGACATTGCTACTTTTGATTGATAATTCTGCTTTGAACATTGAAAACTATCACGTATGCAATTGGTTAATAGAACAGAGACTTAAAAAGAGATACATTAAAcagtttcaaattgaaaaaaagaccTCAGATTTCAGAATAAATATAGATTTATTACATTTAATGGTATGGTTAATATTTCCTCATATGTTTATGACTTTTATGCATATTGTTAGCTCTTCATTAGCCTTTAATAATGGTTGGCTGATATAGAATACTATTACTTAAGTAATTGTGATGGTTATGTGTATAGTGTTACAATTTGTATCAGGCTGCACTTCAGATAAAATCAAATCTCATTATAATGTCTCTAacccaagaacaaaaagtaaaagaaatgcttaacctctaaaacatggatcatgtttaaaatatcatatgacaataaaaatattatcaaattttgctgtaatgaatatttctaataattctattcaataaagaaataatgaattgcctaaattttatttagcGTAAGTCCTAAAGACAATCTTAATCATATGTTAAGATCAGTCTATCTACAATAATGaaccattttgattttagaaaattaatttgagaaacaccTTTGTCAAAagaaaaaggcaggcattgtaaatgtttgcagtatatttaaaaatgatattcatttattcttcactaccaaaaaatagacttaatataaaaaataacttaaattgatcaaaaattatttaaaaggtataataacaaaattaatagtcaggagacaattattttttaattaagctgtttgttcaattagtttcattatttcattttatttttgaatttcttgtcataatcacagttattaaatttgacaaacacatacatgtatattttaactgAGACACCTGACCTGTAAGtaatataattttaacacttcaatgcattcaagatttccctttagccttgactagtttttgagtaataccttgtgtattaaaaaagcaacagggggtatgatgatggacatatagggccaccatggtgtacatattttttatggccaccattaataagataaagtcacaggtagtactgtatacatgtatattcatattggATTTAGAAAATAATATATGGAATTATCaagcatattttgtattttttttgcaGAATTTAAAAGTTTGCTATCaactttttaaatgaaacaatattaagaatgcatCGTCCCATCCctctgataaatattgaatagGTACAGCTAGgcaatttattttagatttgaatTTTGTAGAAGtagtacattttaaaatatttctgttttaggATTTTAACTGATCAACAATCAAAAAGAAAATGGAGGCCATCAACATTATGAAGGACACCAACAATTTGGATATAGAGGATTACATGGATGTTGTCACTACTTACAAATGTAGGTTTTGCAGTTTTACAAGCTCAGCGCCTGAAGGAATAAGTGAACACGTTAAACAGATTCATATTCAACAGCCCattaaaccaaaaacagaaactatacaaatcaacAACAGAAAAATACCAATCAATTCTACTCTTACGGTTGACATGGAAACCGGTTGTGTACAAATTCAGCAAATTCCACAATCAGATagtaaggtcaaggtcatatctGAACAGTCTGCTGCTACAAACTTTGGTGTGCTAGATACTATTGTTGATCAGACATCAGCCTCTGCTTCACATCAGTCACATGACAGTGTGACATTAGTAACAGTAGATCAATTAGATGAACAAGTGGCAAATTTTACTGGTGATGATAATACAGAGAGTTCTACTTTCAACATTATTTCCATTGGAAACCAGACAATTGAAAATGAGGAGAAAGTTGACACATGCTTGGTGGAAAACTTGTCTGAAACAAATGGTGATGTCAACTGTGATGGAAGTACACAAACAAATGATAACAATCAGACAGATTTCACCTTAGAAGTACAATCATATGAATCAGCAAACTCGCCAAAATCAACTCCACCTATAACAAAAGAGTTGTTCCTATGTGGTCAATGCAGCATTGGTTATAATAGTATTGAAGACTGTAAATCTCATATGGTGGAGGACCATAATATTCAGATTGAAGATCCAACTGTTGGTAACATCAAAATAAGTGTAGGAACTCAGGTGGAAAATACAGGTAAAAAACCAGGCAGGAAGAAAAAATCGGAAACTGTCCCTGCCGCTGAAAATGAAACAATAACAATCCAACCACTATCTGATTCTGATTGGGAAGAAGACAAAGATGATTATTATATAGGTAGTCGTTCACGTAGGAAGATAAGAAGGCCAAAAGCATTAAAAGACGATTATTACCTGCCAAAACGTAAACACATAGACATTGATAAGGAAAAAAGAAGTTATACACACCtgccaaaaacaatgaaaatgcaGCCAGTTACAGACAAGTATGATGAAAAATGTTCTGTGGTTGGTTGTTACGCtaagtttaaaacaaaagaaagttTAGATATTCATCAAAAATGCCATGCTGACAGTGGAACTTCCTTCCTTTGTCCACACTGTTCACATCAATTTCAAAATTGGAGATTGATTCGCTTTCATTTATGGAAAGCACATAAAGTTGACACAGACCTTTTAGAATGTGATATTTGTCATGACTTTAGAACTGATGCCTTTAGTAAATTAATGATCCATCAAGAAATCCATAGCGAAGAAAAACCTTACacatgtgatgtatgtggtaaaggttTCCGTCAGTATAGTCAGATGAAAAACCACCAACTTATCCACTCAACAGATGACCAAAATAATGAAAAGTCTAAAGGCAAAAGGCAATGTGATACATGTAAGAGGATCTTTGCCAACCAGAAATGTTTGTTAAAACATATTGAGGGTGTCCACAGCCAAATTAAACCATACAAATGCATGTATTGTGGATATGCATCATCAAGGAAAGCTATGTTACTATTACATGAAAGAACACACACCAAAGAAAAACCTTTTAAGTAAGTAACATTTACAGAATCATGAGAATGCTTGAAGCCTTCAATGGTGATATTTTGTCTGAAACCCtgattgtataatttatatagtcTACCAACAGTTTATAATTAGAATTGACTTTTTCTTCTTCACTGGTCATACAAAATGCAAGggtcaatattttatttctttaaagatGTTACCATTATTTGTGCAGGTTACTAATTTGTGTGTTTGAGTTATCTCTCTTAGTGTAGATATACttgtacactagtaattttttgggccctttataggttgcgttgtgagccaaggctcggtgttgaaggcagtacatttgtaccttgacatataatggtttactttataaattgttacttggatggagagttgtctcattgggactcataccacatcttccaatatctatttaatgttatgtatataaattgtatataagtcatatatttttatttattaccttttgaaTATAAAAGAACAttgctattatatatatatacatcatgtatatacaactcgtctaaacatcaacccaacaatgctagcatcatttatatatatatagatacatgtataaaatctGTCTTTAatactcatacatgtacatgcagtaTCATCAAAAATTGGTAGCACACTGTACTTGCAGGAATACATTACCTGCCTtgcaaaatgattttaaaattgagaatggaaatagggaatgtgccaaagagacaacaacccgaccatagaaaaaaacaacagcagaaggtcactaacaggtcttcaatgtagcgagaaattcccacacccggaggtgccttcaactggcccctaaacaaatatatactagttcagtgataatgaacgccatattaatttccaaattgtacacaagaaactaaaattaaaataatacaagactaacaaaggccagaggctcctgacttgggacaggcgcaaaaatgcggcggggttaaacatgtttgtgagatctcaaccctccccctatacctctagccaatgtagaaaagtaaactgttcttggtcatttttgcacatagtAAATgtagctatacatgtatatagtttgaCTCTGTTTAGGGTTTAAACTAGAATTTTGAGGGCTTTGTTCTATTTCCTTGATGAGAAAACCAACTTATCTTGGGTAGCTGgttatatatttacatgatatagGACTAGGGCAGCTATTGggctaaataaaataaatcatgttcCATCTTTTTCTTTTACAGCATATCAttagtatatacaaaaaaaatatgacaataaagattggAACTGTGACAGCTGTTATGCTTCAAACTATACATGTCACAAACATGTATCACAACTTTTAGTTTCAtataaatttatatgtttacatgtatttgaggatgaaattttgatatttttatcatcCTAAAAATTAAGTTACTTAATACCATTTTAGATGTACAATAATTGCTTATTAACAATTCTCCAGGGCCCTTATGTAAAGACCTTAAAAAATTCTGAACATAGAGGAGTTCTgtagaaaaattgaaaacttttgcCAAACCCAGgcaagaaaatatatattttgcaaataaaaattaTGCTAGCGATAGACAACTGTACTGTCTGAAAGTACggatattattcatgttattatacgaccgcaaaaattgaaaattttttggtcgtacatgtatattggtatcatgttggcgtcgtcgtccgaatacttttagttttcgcactctaactttagtaaaagtgaatagaaatctatgaaattttaacacaaggttaatgaccacaaaaggaaggttggaattgatttttggagttttggtcccaacattttaggaattaggggccaaaaaaggcccaaataagcattttcttggtttccgcactataactttagtttaagtaaatagaaatctatgaaattttgacacaaggtttatgaccacaaaaggaaggttgggatt includes:
- the LOC139523852 gene encoding uncharacterized protein, with protein sequence MEAINIMKDTNNLDIEDYMDVVTTYKCRFCSFTSSAPEGISEHVKQIHIQQPIKPKTETIQINNRKIPINSTLTVDMETGCVQIQQIPQSDSKVKVISEQSAATNFGVLDTIVDQTSASASHQSHDSVTLVTVDQLDEQVANFTGDDNTESSTFNIISIGNQTIENEEKVDTCLVENLSETNGDVNCDGSTQTNDNNQTDFTLEVQSYESANSPKSTPPITKELFLCGQCSIGYNSIEDCKSHMVEDHNIQIEDPTVGNIKISVGTQVENTGKKPGRKKKSETVPAAENETITIQPLSDSDWEEDKDDYYIGSRSRRKIRRPKALKDDYYLPKRKHIDIDKEKRSYTHLPKTMKMQPVTDKYDEKCSVVGCYAKFKTKESLDIHQKCHADSGTSFLCPHCSHQFQNWRLIRFHLWKAHKVDTDLLECDICHDFRTDAFSKLMIHQEIHSEEKPYTCDVCGKGFRQYSQMKNHQLIHSTDDQNNEKSKGKRQCDTCKRIFANQKCLLKHIEGVHSQIKPYKCMYCGYASSRKAMLLLHERTHTKEKPFKCEVCSFATGDHNSLRRHSMRHTGQRPYRCNYCPYTCIQAISIKMHMKNKHPNAAGVFCCNECTYRTVNEQFFLNHIKDHENGLIQEKEHISNTIHDQSTMQIMNENGIQLQDIIEIQQKSAELDQDRTPLNLQMQVQTLESGETQISADDFAKISSYEDLGSSNISSSQLITYALNAIAQNTTSDTECSSIQIINGIQISVTTAPPKDGVTNHSISFHVPVQNHFHSNGSEVVLEQVNQISEIPVQALSFDDVTESVDEEGNNQANEQQVIMTSQGEIVNLVSTATIEDLAQISCIVKDGIVFETNGSLSEAAS